The Desmodus rotundus isolate HL8 chromosome 2, HLdesRot8A.1, whole genome shotgun sequence region ATCTGCGGGCCACACGGCTCCCTGCTCCCTAGGGGCAGGGTCGTACTGCACACTGTGAGTGTAGCACACCCACGCGACCTGTCAGTTCTGTCCTGGACTTGGGACATGAACGTTCttgatatttttacctttttcacttTATTGATTTATCTTTACCACATTCCGCTGCAGCAAGGTCTCTCCAGGGACTTGCTGCTGGGCTGTGTGGCCTCGGCCAGCTCGCCCCGTCTGGGAGTGTCCTTGTCCAGCACAGGGCTTCTCAGGCTGTCTGGCAACGGCCTTGCTGATTTGTTGTTTCCACTGTGTGGTCCTACTGTGCGCTGAGCACGCAGCGCACGCCCGTCTCGAGGGTTTGACCACACACTACCTATACCTTGCTCAGCAAGCGGCCCCACGGGTCCCACACTGGGACGCCTGAACAGGGCTGGCTACTGGCCCCCACAGTTCTGCTAGCTGTGATCTGCCAGCTCCTCCGGGTCAGAAATCCCTTCTTCTGTTTTTATGTCTAAAACACATCTTTATTAAGACATTTTTACACTATAGCGTTAATTTAGTCATTTATATGTACAATTCAATGTCCTTTACTACAGCCACAGTTACACAACTCTTACCACTATATTTCCAGAACATTTCCGTGCCCCAGTGGAGGTAACTGTACCTgttagcccccccccccccaaccaccaatctactttctATATGGACCTGCCCGTTAGACTTGAATGTAAATGGAACCGGATGACAGGTGGCCTTTagggactggcttctttcactgagcctGATGTTTTCAGAGTTCATCCACGTTGTAACACATATCACAGCTGCATTCTGTGCATGGCCGAGTAATGTTCCACGCTTGTGTGTCCGCCACGTCTTGCTGTCCGTCCGTCCGTCAGGGAGCATTTGGGTGTATGAGTCAGGTTGCTATGATCTTCTGTCTTCACGTGTTTTTGTGGAAGCAGTTTCTGTTTTCTCCAATGTGTACCTAGGGGTAGAATTGGTGGATCACACAGGGACTCTGTGTTTAACCATTTTAAGACTGTTTTCCAGACTGGCTGCCTCATGTTGCATCCCCACCAGTAAGTAGTGTGTGAGGGCtccaatttctctgcatcctctcctgTAACACCTGTTATCATGTGTCTGTCTTATTCTCACCGTCCTAGTGGGTGTGACGTGGGAGCTCATTGTGACTTGAGTCCGAAATCACTCTTAAGATTGAGAACAGAAAGCCTGCCTCCCTGGGTGAGGAGTatcctggggcagggctggctccttcccTATAAACGGCCAGGGAGTACTAATTGAGGCTTTGCAACTTCTGTGCCGTTGACGCATGGAGCACCCAGAGACAGTATGGGTATTCCAGTAAAGCTTAAACTTTACTTACAGACTgaacagctctggctggtatggctcagttggttggagcaatgtCTCAAAAaccaaaggtcgcaggtttgattcctgggcggggcacatcccagtcagggcaaatgggagaggcaaccaattaatgtttgtctccctctttctccctcccttctcctctctctaaaatcactaagcatgttctcaggtgagaatttaaaaagaaaagaaaaaataagctgaATGtggaatttcatgtaatttttacaaGTCCTTAAGTGTTTTTTCGCAGTCATTTAAAAACGTGAactctgccctgggtggtgtggctcagtggattgagtgccgaaccaaagggtgaccagttcaattcccagtcagggcacaagcctggattgcaggccaggtccccagtagggggcatatgagaggaaaccacatactcatatttctctccctctctttctccccctctttccctctctctaacaataaataaataaaattttaaaaacaaaaacaaaagtgaactctgccctgactgatgtgactTGGACTGGGCATtgtcctgaaaactgaaaggtcaccagttcaattcgcggtcagggcacgtgcctgggttgtgggttgtgtccctggttgggggcgtgcgatgggcaaccaatggatgtttctctctcacatcaatatttctctccctctttttctgcctccattaccccctctctaaaaataaataaataaaatcttttttttttttttaaagaaaaacttagaaaaagaaaagtgacccCTGCTCTCAGCCTGCAGGCTGTATGCAAACATGGGGCCCACTGGACTTGGCCTAAGGGCTGGTTTGCTGACCTCTGTTCTAGGTCAGTGTTTCTCAGATCTGGGGGTGTCTAGGAATCTTCTGGTGCCTTGTTAAAACCGAGAGCTGCTGCACCCTGAGATTCTGACTCGGCAGGTCTGGGTAGGGCCTGAGAGTCTCTCTCTCAGACCAGCCCTGGGCTGTGTCCAGGTGCCCGTCCCAGACCTTGCTGTGGACAGGGAGGGTCTGTGTTAATCATGAAAGGTGggtgggtttggggtggggaggctaTGGGGACTGAAAGGGATTGGGGGAAGACCTCCCTATGCCAGGGGCCCAGCTTTTCCTGAGCCAACACCTGCTCGGGACACCACCAGAGCCCCCGGCCCCTAGTGGACGcctgagtgggagggggtggcccTGCGCTGGGGGAGCTCATCTTGGactccctgcctggccctcctGACCCTGAGGGGACCTGGTTAATGGGCTCAGTCAGATTCTTTGTCCAATAGACTCACCCACCTGTATTGGTTCATGCTGGTGCCTCCCATGGAGAATGCAGCCTTGCGTGTGCCCCTGGCTGCATGTCCCAGAGACCTCGACACTCCTGTAGAATTGCCTGGGCAGTCGGAATTGTTCCAGAATCAGGATGGCTCTTGTTCATGCATACAAGCTGCCGGCAGAGGGCGACGTTGCCCTTCTCCAGACCCTGCTGCCTGGCTATGCTGGGATCCCCACTCTGTGGTCCATAAGGGGGATCGTAGGGATCAACTCTCCCTGGGTTTTTACTTACAAGCCTGGAAGCACATACTTTGGAGGGCCTCCCATGGCATAAAGGACACCAGGAGGAATTCTTGCGGGTGACGTGCAGGGTGTACATGATGTGGCCCTGCCCCTGGTGAACGGGGAGCCATTGGCCTGCCCCTACCTGAGCCTCTGTGGGCAGGGGTTCCACATGGCTTCCCCCAGGATGCTTACGCGTCTGTCTGCCTGCAGTGAATGCTTCACCTGAGTACCTGTTGGGGCTGAAAGGTCAAGCACCTGGGcccatttctttctctatttctttaagattttatttatttatttttagaggggaagaagggggagaaagagagagagaaaaatataagtgtgtggtttcctctcacccaccccttcgtgggaacctggcccacaacccaggcatgtactctgaatgggaatcgaaccagcgacctggTTTGCAGCTGGTGCTcagcctactgagccacaccagccagggctgggcccattCCTAACTCACCTTTGGCTCTTGGTCAGGATTTGAtccatgacttgctttggccacaTGTCAGTTttgtggggaggcaggtggggctgggacctGACGAGCCCCTACCTGCCCAGGTGCAGTGATCAAGCCTGGACAGGCAACACGCACAGCGGAAGTGGGCGAAGCAAGCGGTGCGGCATGTGGGGGCACATCCCCAGTGCCGCTGCTAAAGGCAGGGAGCAGTTACATGGTTGTGCAGGCCCGGTGTGTCCCTTCCAGTGTGTCCCACCCCATATCCTGTCACGTGACACAGGCCCCACAGGTGTCCAAGGGCTGGCCTGGAGAGCTGATGCCCTCGCAGCCTTGGGTTAATTCCAGAGGGAACTGGCAGGGGGCAGTATGACCCTGATGCCAGTAATGACACCACAGATAGTGTCAGAGCCAGCTGTGCTGTCGGGGCGACTCGAGGCCGCCAGGCACCCACACGGATGACACCATGCCTGGCTGGTCTCCATCAGTCCCTGCGTCAGCCCATGGGGAGGGGACCATCCACCGGCGTCATCGAGATGGCCTGGGCTGCATCGGGCCGTCGGGTGAAGCTGTCTTGCCCACGTGCCCCAGCCCTGAGAGCCCTGCTCTCCCCAGGCTACGCTCACTGGAAGGGTCAAGTGCTGAATGCAGATGAGCTCCACGAGGTGTACGAAGGTCTGAAGCTGAACGACGTGAACAAATATGACTACGTGCTCACTGGTAAGGGCCCTGGGGGAGCAGGTGCTGGTACCCGTGAGCCCTGCTTTAGCGGTGGGGGGCTTGGGAAGCCccacagcagcccctgccccggGCTTGTCcccagtccctccctcctccaaggAGAACTCGGTCTTGTCCAAGCCAGTCACACCTCTGGGAACACACTGGGGCTGCAGTGTcctttgggtggggtggggttcagGGGGGTGTTGGGAAGGGGTTGGCCCCTCCCTAAGTAAGCAACACACTCCCACCTGGCCCATTGGTCTTATTTATACACactcttggtttaaaaaaaaaagtaactttgtATATGTGGTTAAAAGTGAGCGTGCTTACCACTTACAGAAGAACATTCCATGTACACCCATCACCCACCGCTTCTTCCTTTCACTTCAAACTTTGTTTTGGGAAGTGCCTGGTGACCCTTGTGGACTGCACTTGTTGGGGACACTTGATCTTCACCCTGGCTGTAGCATGGCCTCGATGGCGCCTCTATTTCCCTTTGCTGGGCTTGGATGCTGTGAGCCTTCCGTTTTGTGAGGGTGGCCTGATTTCCCTCCCACAGGGTACACGAGGGACAAGTCCTTTCTGGCCATGGTGGTGGACATCGTGAAGGAGCTGAAGCAGCAGAACTCCCAGCTTGTGTATGGTAGGCACTGGGCTCGTGCAGGGCTGTTGTCTGCTGGAGAGGGGTCCCCTGGGGGCTTGTGCACGGGGGCTCAGCCTCCCTCTTGCCAGGATCCCAACTTCCTGGTCCACCTCCCAGCCTGTGAGCGCTGAATCTGCCAGGTCTCCGGGGATGTAGGCCTTCAGAACTCAGGTTAGAAACATCTTGACCGTGAACCTGGCAGATTCTGTGTGCAGCGTGTGAGGCAAATGAgctgtatgcgtgtgtgtgtgtccgtgtgcGAAGGCCGTGCCGCCGGTCActgcagctgggggtgtgtggTGCCCCAACCctgagggtggagtggggtgggtgcCTGGGGTGGCCCAGATAACAGAATGGGAAACCCCAGGTAGCGAGAGAAATGAGAGCGGGAGGCCATACTCTCCCACGCTTCTAGGTGCAGGTGAAGTTGAACAACCAAAACCGTGTGAAAGTCACAGCTTTTGCTGATAAGATGCCCTTTGTGTTCCCTCAGTGTGTGACCCGGTGATGGGGGACAAGTGGGACGGCGAAGGCTCCATGGTTAGTCATTGTTTTAATGTGGATACAGGTGTGGTGTGCGCAGCCGTTGCTGCCAGGCCAAGACCAGGACACCTGGCTCTGCCTGGGCGGGGTGCTGCtctggggggaggtggggccctgggcgggaggggtggggctggcagaGGAGGTTTCCGCAGGGAGTCAGAGAGGGGCCACACACCCCTGCTGCAGCCCAAAGCAGCCACTTTACAAACCATCAGACAGGGCTGTTTCCTAATGAAACTTCGCAGACAGACACGGATTTGAATTTTCGCCATTTCCATGTGTCACCACATGTCACTCTTCTTTTGACTTGTCCCCCAACAGTTAAAAAGTGTTAGGATTGCTCTCAGCCTGTGAGCCATGCACGACAGGCACTGGGACAGGCAGTGGGCCGTCGCCTGCTGTCCCTCTGTGGGGCAGAGTGGGTGGCGATGTGCAGCGGAGAAGGCAGAACGCCCTAGAGTGATCACCCCGTGCCCTTCGTGGCAGCCGAGGGTGTTAGCGGTGGAAGGAGGACACCTGACCCTTCCCCAGGACCCCTCGGAGCCCTTTGGGTCACcacaggctgcccatctccgtgGTCAGCTGCCCAGTCTTACATGGGGGCCCCGAGCCTGTTCCCGAATGCCTGGGTTTCGTCTCTTCCCCCTCTGTGTGTGTCAGCCTGTGTTCCCATGTCCTTTCTCTGCAGTACGTTCCAGAGGACCTCCTTCCTGTGTACAAAGAAAAGGTCGTGCCGGTTGCAGACATTATAACCCCTAACCAGTTTGAGGCCGAGTAAGTAACTAGAAACAGCGAAAGCTTTCATACATCCCCATCGGAGAGTGACAGAGACAGCACAGGAAGAAtccccagacccctctggggCTCGTTCAGCTCCTTGGAAGGTCTTGCCCCAGGGTGGCGGGGCACCCCGCCGGCCTGGCTTCTGGTCGTCAATGGTAGTGTGCGGTCACTTTACCCCGACTCCCTGTGCCGATCACACTGACCCCAGCTGTGTTCTTGAACAGCAGGACCCTTGGGGACACCGAGGGGGAAGTGGCACTCTGGCACATGGCTGCCATAGGCCACAAGGTAGAGAGTCCACACCAGCTAACACAGGCAGTCGCGCTGGAGCTCTGAAACCCACATCCCCAGTTGCCCTGGCGGGCCCCGTGTGCTGTGACGAAGGGGCATAATCACGAAGGGGGCGGTGCTGCTGTTCTTCATGTTGCTGCGTGTGCACATTAGCCGCAGTCTGGAACTTCAGCACGCCCCGAGATGTGGGGGCCCCATTTAAAACTAAAGCTCACTCTCGACCGGCCCCCAGACACGTCGTGGTGGCCACTTGGTCCGTGATGGCCTGTGATGGGCAGCAGGCTCCGAGTCAGCTCCCTGTGGCAGATGGGGGTGGGTACCAGTCCCACTGTAGTTCTGGGAGtgtggcaggcaggacccagccAGCAAGCAGTGCCTCACCTGTGCCTCCCTGTCCTCCAGGTTACTGAGCGGCAGGAAGATCCACAGCCAGGAAGAAGCCTTAGCGGTAAGGAGACCTTCCAGGTCCTGGTGTGGGACAGGAGGCACTatcacagtggggaggggacggcCACATGCCCACGGAGGTGGGAGACGGGCACCCTCAGCGGCCAGCATCCCAGCTtccagtcagccagctggagggccTGGGGGGATGCCCTGTAAGTTTCTTTTTGGCCTCTTGGCTGGTCACTTGCAGCTTCGTGCTTGTCAGGCCTGGTTAACCTGCTGCCTGCTCCGCTCATCACGGCAGCCCCTGTCTGAGCTAGCTGGGGTGGCCGTAACAAAGCTACAGGGTAGGGAGGCCCTCCGAGCCAGATGGCTTTGGGGCAGGAAAGAAACAGTCCGTGGGTACAGGCACCGCTCGTTATGAGAACTAGAGGAGACTCACATCATGCACCTCCACAGTGCTCAGCCCAGGGTGGGTGCTGGGTAGCTGGCCTgccctgcatgtgtgtgtgtgtgtggtgggggacaTGCCTCCCAGAGCCCACATGCAGCTGGAGAGTAGAGGGAGCCCCCTTGTAGCCTCAAAGGCACTACTCCGAGGCAGCCCACAAGGAAGACAGGTTCTCCTGCAACCCTTACAAGAGGTCGGGCCCTCGGTGCTACATGACTCCCcgcccagagccctgggctgaTGGGAGGGACACAGCTTCCATGCTGGGACTCGGGCAAGCAGGCTCCTAAGCCAGGGGTCCGTGACTGGGACTCCACATTAGTGCCCCGGCACCAGAAATTCCAAACGTGTGTGTACAACTTAGGGCCAGCATGGGAGCCTTCCCAGGCTCTCAGAGTGTCCTCCTGCGATGGTGGGGCTCCTGTGTGGCTTGGCCCGCTGGTGCTGGCCCTGTGGGAGGCCAGCGATGTGCCCACTGCCTGCGACTGGGctctcccacctcctgccccagccgTCTCCAAGCCTGGCCCCCTGCTCTGGTTCAGCTGGCACTTTCCCAAGGCCTGAATTGACCTCCATGGGTATTCTGTCACAAGGCATTGTACCCTGGAGGACAGGAAGCCTCCAGCCCCCAGCAAGTTACTGGGCACATGGCAGcaggtgtttgttgaatgaataaacgagTGAGTGAGTGGCTTCCCAGAGTGGACGGATGGTGGGAGCTGTTGTTGCTTGGTGTTTGTTTGGGGCCCAGATGAGGAAGGACAGCAGGCCTAGCCTGGTTGGCACCTCTATCCAGAAGATGGGCACCCATAGGGTGCAGATGGGGGCTGGCAGGTGTGTACCCTCAGACTTCAAGCCAGAGGCAGTGGGGACGGTGGCTCTCACCTGGCAAAACTGTCACTCGGCAAAGCTGTTACTGGACAGGCAAGGGCTGGTCAGGGGAGGTCCCCATGTTCTCAGCCTCTGTTGCCTCCCTCCCCACTAGGCCGGACCCCATGAGAGCGCGTGAGGGTTGTGAGTGCTGGCCGTGCCTGGCTGTTCGGGcttgcagggtggggggcaggagtgAGGGCCTACGGGAGCCCCGTCGCAGGTGACTCAGGAGTGGCTGATGTGCTCCCTGTGCCTGGCAGGTGATGGACATGCTGCACTCGATGGGCCCCGACACGGTGGTCATCACCAGCTCCAACCTGCCTTCCCCGCGGGGCAACGACTATCTGACTGTCCTGGGCAGCCAGAAGATCCGTGAGTCCCATGCCCGCCCTGCCCTGAGCTCCCTCTTGCCCGCCTCGCCATATGCCCCACAGGCTTCCCAGAAGGTTTGGAGATCAGTAGGAAGAAAACTATGCCTTACTCAGCAGGGAGTTGTTTTCCTGAACAACCGTcactccccgccccaccctgtcCTGGGAAATGGGGGACTGAGAGCAGAATGGGGGAGGGTTTCCATCAGCTGGGGTGTAGTGGAGCTCAGGGTGCTAGTACTTCCCCCACGGTCACCAAGCAGCTGTCAGTACCAGTGACAGTGCCAGCAGCATGAGGATAACATCCTGACTTATATATGGGGGTCACGGGGAACAGCCCTGCCGGATCCAGCCCGCCAGGGAACCGAGTGTCCACACACCTGGCCCCCACGGAGCTGGGACTGGTGCTGACttccgggggggtgggggggcttgtGCTTGCTGTGTTCTTGCTTCACCGCGGGAGTGCCGCCTGGGTTGGTGCTCTGTGCCCGGCATCAGAGTGACTCAGGAGGCCAGGTTCACACCCCTGCCCCAAGGAGCAGCATGCAGGCACCTTGTCACTGCTCCTTCTGCATTTCTGtgcaaggacacacacacacacacacgcaccctcACACACCCACAGGCACACGCTCATCCACACCACAAATGCACTTGTGCACACACGCACTTGCGCGCTCACACACGCCCACTTCAGTGCGTTCGCACAGTTCCTCCAGCTGTAGGCTCTgcgggcactcaggctccctccAAAGATCACGTGAGCTAGCCCCTCGTCAGCTACGCAGTGTCCTCCCAGGCCGTCCCGACTGCGGCCTCCCAGGACTCTCATCATCGTTTACTTTGTCCCCTGGGACGGTGAAGCCACTGTAGGGCATTGGGAGCAGTGGGCAGGCCCTGAGCCCTGGGTTCTGTCCTGATGAGCTGCCACGGGTGACCCGCCACGGGTGACATTACCCTCCACATGCAGTGCGGGGGAcgagtggggaggagggcaggctggggcccaggcctgggctggccctCTGCTGGCGAGGGTTGCAGTGCACCGTGCTATCCCCAGGGCACCCCGATGGCTCCGTGGTGACTGAGCGCATCCGCATGGACATTCGGAAGGTAGACGCTGTCTTCGTGGGCACTGGGGACCTCTTTGCTGCCATGCTCCTGGCATGGACGCACAAGCACCCCAACAATCTCAAGGTCAGCAGGgcacggccccccccccccccacggcaGTTGATCTGTTAATCTCTGTGGGGAGTGGTTACCATGTCCAAAGGGCTGGAGGGGGACAGGGGTGACCATGAGCTTAGAGGGGGCAGCACTGGGCGGGCAGTGGTTCTGTGTCGTGTCCCACATCTGGGTGGAGTCCCCGCCCCACCTCTGCTCACCATCCCTGTCATTCATGAGCAGGGTTCCCGGCCCAGGGACTCCGGCACTGAAATCCAAGGGCTCTCGCTCAGGACTGAGGTGCTGCAACCTTGGTTACGGGAGCCTCTTCCAGCAGAGCGGTCCCTGTGAGCATGTCCTCGAACGTAGTCACTGGGCTGACTAGTAAATCGGGGTGCGGGGTTCCTCCTGTGAGCTCTGCAGTCCAGCCCAGGACTTGGGAGTGAGTTCTTGGACCTCCTTCTGCACCGCGTGCAGCCTCGCACTACCTTATCAAGTTGTTCCGTCTGATGCCCTGTCGGCTAACAGCCTTGTCTGTCCTCCGTGAACTTTGTAGAGATGTCGGGCGGTGAGGCCTGCTATCTCCGAGTGTGGGAAGGGCAGTTGCAGGTGGAGGGGGCTGGTAGGAGAGAGGAGCCAGGCTTCTCTCTGGTTGGTTCCCCTCAAGAAAGGGAGAATTTGGTGGTCAGGACCTAGAAATGGATTCCCCTACAGCTGTTGTTGTGGGGCACCCGGGGAGGGGGGCCCGTGCCTCCCCAATACATCCGAGTGTTGGGTTCTGTGTTTGTGTAATGCAAGGCTTGCCCTGGGGTGCCTCCTCTGTCACCTACCAGTGCAAGCAAAAATGCACTGTCCTCTGGCCAGTGTcaccccctcctgcctctcctgagGGCCGACCTGCTGTGAGTGCAGACCTGCCAGTTTAATTGGCAGCAGCAGGAGCTCCATCTGGCCCAGGCAGGGGCACCGTGGTGCCCAGAGGAGGCCTCGCTGCTGGGCCTCTGAGGGCCAAGTCCAggttggggaggggctggagaggggggcctgggccccaggtTCCGGGGCGGAGTTCTGCTGGACTCCCTAGCACCTGCTGAGTCCAGGGCAGACTGTGAGACTCAGAGCAGTGACTTTGGCCGACCTTGGAGCAGGAGGTCTTTCCATGTTGACTTTTTGTACTCCATTCATCCCAGAAACACTTACTAAGCACCCACTACGTGCCCAGCAGTATTGATGGGCCTGAgtcacagcccctccccagggtTCTGTGGTCCAGAGGGGCAGTTAATTGTGTTAAGCAGGCATCTGCCC contains the following coding sequences:
- the PDXK gene encoding pyridoxal kinase; the protein is MEECRVLSIQSHVVRGYVGNRAATFPLQVLGFEIDAVNSVQFSNHTGYAHWKGQVLNADELHEVYEGLKLNDVNKYDYVLTGYTRDKSFLAMVVDIVKELKQQNSQLVYVCDPVMGDKWDGEGSMYVPEDLLPVYKEKVVPVADIITPNQFEAELLSGRKIHSQEEALAVMDMLHSMGPDTVVITSSNLPSPRGNDYLTVLGSQKIRHPDGSVVTERIRMDIRKVDAVFVGTGDLFAAMLLAWTHKHPNNLKVACEKTVSAMHHVLQRTIKCARAQAGEGQKPSPAQLELRMVQSKRDIENPEIVVRATVL